A window from Dermacentor albipictus isolate Rhodes 1998 colony chromosome 10, USDA_Dalb.pri_finalv2, whole genome shotgun sequence encodes these proteins:
- the LOC135912124 gene encoding trypsin-like isoform X2 has translation MTSTSWQFRKPRVKAVSNKINSPGCGVSEPLVARIIGGTTIKRTQSPWMVQLEVNYRWNATAFISISCGGSIISPSFILTAAHCVHYVNAIPISAWAFYNTTVSGQGPYVWVEDMIHHPRFQWTTFRNDIALVKVEKPLSFDDHVRPVCLPKKRMHLEGREGMVSGWGLTAENGTASHALTYVFKRILSTKECKWFLGLPEQKKALNKDNILCAMMPGKGSCQGDSGGPLTVMSMKRRSVQVGIVSYGKGCGRSNEPGIYVRVDNYMSWIRQRMRSSRSPRWRLPTVTEMLSKYVISLG, from the exons gcCGTCTCCAATAAAATCAATAGCCCTG GGTGCGGAGTATCTGAGCCCTTGGTTGCCAGGATAATTGGCGGTACAACAATAAAGAGGACACAAAGTCCCTGGATG GTGCAACTGGAAGTGAACTACCGATGGAATGCCACTGCCTTCATCAGCATATCTTGCGGTGGCAGCATCATATCCCCAAGCTTCATACTGACTGCTGCGCATTGTGTTCATTACGT GAACGCTATTCCTATTTCTGCATGGGCCTTTTACAACACCACGGTATCTGGTCAGGGCCCGTACGTGTGGGTTGAAGATATGATCCATCATCCAAGGTTTCAGTGGACGACGTTCCGGAACGATATCGCCCTCGTCAAA GTGGAGAAACCGCTGAGTTTTGACGACCATGTGAGGCCAGTTTGCCTGCCTAAAAAACGGATGCACCTGGAAGGAAGAGAAGGCATGGTTTCTGGCTGGGGCCTTACAGCAGAAA ATGGCACTGCATCCCATGCCTTAACGTACGTATTTAAAAGGATCCTGTCAACTAAAGAGTGCAAGTGGTTCTTGGGATTACCTGAACAGAAAAAAGCTCTGAACAAGGACAATATATTGTGCGCCATGATGCCCGGCAAAGGCAGCTGTCAA GGCGACTCGGGCGGCCCCCTTACAGTGATGTCGATGAAGAGACGATCAGTGCAAGTCGGCATCGTCTCCTATGGCAAGGGATGTGGTAGGTCTAATGAGCCGGGTATATACGTGCGTGTCGATAACTACATGAGCTGGATACGGCAGAGGATGCGGAGCTCAAGAAGCCCTCGCTGGCGGCTGCCAACGGTGACAGAAATGTTAAGTAAATATGTGATTTCGCTAGGCTGA
- the LOC135912124 gene encoding trypsin-like isoform X3: protein MVQLEVNYRWNATAFISISCGGSIISPSFILTAAHCVHYVNAIPISAWAFYNTTVSGQGPYVWVEDMIHHPRFQWTTFRNDIALVKVEKPLSFDDHVRPVCLPKKRMHLEGREGMVSGWGLTAENGTASHALTYVFKRILSTKECKWFLGLPEQKKALNKDNILCAMMPGKGSCQGDSGGPLTVMSMKRRSVQVGIVSYGKGCGRSNEPGIYVRVDNYMSWIRQRMRSSRSPRWRLPTVTEMLSKYVISLG, encoded by the exons ATG GTGCAACTGGAAGTGAACTACCGATGGAATGCCACTGCCTTCATCAGCATATCTTGCGGTGGCAGCATCATATCCCCAAGCTTCATACTGACTGCTGCGCATTGTGTTCATTACGT GAACGCTATTCCTATTTCTGCATGGGCCTTTTACAACACCACGGTATCTGGTCAGGGCCCGTACGTGTGGGTTGAAGATATGATCCATCATCCAAGGTTTCAGTGGACGACGTTCCGGAACGATATCGCCCTCGTCAAA GTGGAGAAACCGCTGAGTTTTGACGACCATGTGAGGCCAGTTTGCCTGCCTAAAAAACGGATGCACCTGGAAGGAAGAGAAGGCATGGTTTCTGGCTGGGGCCTTACAGCAGAAA ATGGCACTGCATCCCATGCCTTAACGTACGTATTTAAAAGGATCCTGTCAACTAAAGAGTGCAAGTGGTTCTTGGGATTACCTGAACAGAAAAAAGCTCTGAACAAGGACAATATATTGTGCGCCATGATGCCCGGCAAAGGCAGCTGTCAA GGCGACTCGGGCGGCCCCCTTACAGTGATGTCGATGAAGAGACGATCAGTGCAAGTCGGCATCGTCTCCTATGGCAAGGGATGTGGTAGGTCTAATGAGCCGGGTATATACGTGCGTGTCGATAACTACATGAGCTGGATACGGCAGAGGATGCGGAGCTCAAGAAGCCCTCGCTGGCGGCTGCCAACGGTGACAGAAATGTTAAGTAAATATGTGATTTCGCTAGGCTGA
- the LOC135912124 gene encoding transmembrane protease serine 5-like isoform X4: MSVVEERKNVAFVIHVLAIFNLGMAVSNKINSPGCGVSEPLVARIIGGTTIKRTQSPWMVQLEVNYRWNATAFISISCGGSIISPSFILTAAHCVHYVNAIPISAWAFYNTTVSGQGPYVWVEDMIHHPRFQWTTFRNDIALVKVEKPLSFDDHVRPVCLPKKRMHLEGREGMVSGWGLTAESKWHCIPCLNVRI, translated from the exons ATGTCCGTAGTGGAGGAAAGGAAAAACGTTGCATTTGTTATACATGTTCTCGCAATATTCAACTTAGGCATG gcCGTCTCCAATAAAATCAATAGCCCTG GGTGCGGAGTATCTGAGCCCTTGGTTGCCAGGATAATTGGCGGTACAACAATAAAGAGGACACAAAGTCCCTGGATG GTGCAACTGGAAGTGAACTACCGATGGAATGCCACTGCCTTCATCAGCATATCTTGCGGTGGCAGCATCATATCCCCAAGCTTCATACTGACTGCTGCGCATTGTGTTCATTACGT GAACGCTATTCCTATTTCTGCATGGGCCTTTTACAACACCACGGTATCTGGTCAGGGCCCGTACGTGTGGGTTGAAGATATGATCCATCATCCAAGGTTTCAGTGGACGACGTTCCGGAACGATATCGCCCTCGTCAAA GTGGAGAAACCGCTGAGTTTTGACGACCATGTGAGGCCAGTTTGCCTGCCTAAAAAACGGATGCACCTGGAAGGAAGAGAAGGCATGGTTTCTGGCTGGGGCCTTACAGCAGAAAGCAA ATGGCACTGCATCCCATGCCTTAACGTACGTATTTAA
- the LOC135912124 gene encoding trypsin-like isoform X1, which yields MSVVEERKNVAFVIHVLAIFNLGMAVSNKINSPGCGVSEPLVARIIGGTTIKRTQSPWMVQLEVNYRWNATAFISISCGGSIISPSFILTAAHCVHYVNAIPISAWAFYNTTVSGQGPYVWVEDMIHHPRFQWTTFRNDIALVKVEKPLSFDDHVRPVCLPKKRMHLEGREGMVSGWGLTAENGTASHALTYVFKRILSTKECKWFLGLPEQKKALNKDNILCAMMPGKGSCQGDSGGPLTVMSMKRRSVQVGIVSYGKGCGRSNEPGIYVRVDNYMSWIRQRMRSSRSPRWRLPTVTEMLSKYVISLG from the exons ATGTCCGTAGTGGAGGAAAGGAAAAACGTTGCATTTGTTATACATGTTCTCGCAATATTCAACTTAGGCATG gcCGTCTCCAATAAAATCAATAGCCCTG GGTGCGGAGTATCTGAGCCCTTGGTTGCCAGGATAATTGGCGGTACAACAATAAAGAGGACACAAAGTCCCTGGATG GTGCAACTGGAAGTGAACTACCGATGGAATGCCACTGCCTTCATCAGCATATCTTGCGGTGGCAGCATCATATCCCCAAGCTTCATACTGACTGCTGCGCATTGTGTTCATTACGT GAACGCTATTCCTATTTCTGCATGGGCCTTTTACAACACCACGGTATCTGGTCAGGGCCCGTACGTGTGGGTTGAAGATATGATCCATCATCCAAGGTTTCAGTGGACGACGTTCCGGAACGATATCGCCCTCGTCAAA GTGGAGAAACCGCTGAGTTTTGACGACCATGTGAGGCCAGTTTGCCTGCCTAAAAAACGGATGCACCTGGAAGGAAGAGAAGGCATGGTTTCTGGCTGGGGCCTTACAGCAGAAA ATGGCACTGCATCCCATGCCTTAACGTACGTATTTAAAAGGATCCTGTCAACTAAAGAGTGCAAGTGGTTCTTGGGATTACCTGAACAGAAAAAAGCTCTGAACAAGGACAATATATTGTGCGCCATGATGCCCGGCAAAGGCAGCTGTCAA GGCGACTCGGGCGGCCCCCTTACAGTGATGTCGATGAAGAGACGATCAGTGCAAGTCGGCATCGTCTCCTATGGCAAGGGATGTGGTAGGTCTAATGAGCCGGGTATATACGTGCGTGTCGATAACTACATGAGCTGGATACGGCAGAGGATGCGGAGCTCAAGAAGCCCTCGCTGGCGGCTGCCAACGGTGACAGAAATGTTAAGTAAATATGTGATTTCGCTAGGCTGA